The Aspergillus flavus chromosome 6, complete sequence nucleotide sequence GGTGCAACGCTTTGGAATTGCCTTGCTACATAGTTTTTTTATACCGCGCACAGTGGTCTGGCTATTGAACATGTCGAAGCATTTGTCCAGATTTAGTCACCACCCACGCGCAGCTTCTGGGCCTCTAGAGTGTCCCTATGAGGTAATCACTATTGCCATTGAGTCCTCAGCGCCTGGGATTGCTGGTGTACTGACTGTCAGATCACAGGGCAGAGATATCATAACGTCATGCCAGTTTAACAAAGGCTCTGCATtcagtgaagaagaaaggaatgTTTTCAAGCTGCATGGTCTATTGCCTCCGAACATCCAAACTTTGGAAGAGCAGGTCCAACGGGCATTTCAACAATATAAGAGCCGTCCCGATGCTTTGGCTAAAAATACTTTCATGGCAAGCATGAAGGCGCAAAATGAGGTTCTATACTACAAAGTGCGTTTGTGTGCCGTCAACTTCTCACGATAGGCCTGAATGCTTGGATTGACGCCCCGACACAGCTGATACAAACTCATCTGAAAGAGATGTTTAGTGTGATATACACACCCACGGAAGGTGACGCAATTCAAAATTACTCCCGCTTATTCAGAAGGCCAGAGGGCTGCTTcttaaatataaaagacCAGGATAGGATTGAAGAGTGTCTTTGCAATTTTGGCCGCGGCATAGATGTTGATTACATCGTCGTTAGTGATGGCGAGGAAGTAAGgaatatttttctcttcgttcCCAAGAGCAACTCTCACGCTTTCAATTGCAGATACTGGGCATCGGAGACCAAGGTGTCGGATCCATATTAATTTCCGTCGCTAAGCTGGTCCTCGCGACATTATGTGCTGGAATTCACCCTTCTCGACAGCTGCCTGTAGTTCTAGATTGTGGCACAGATGTATGGTCGTCATGGCAGTTCATAAGTACCGAGCTAAGTTGATGATAGAACAAAGACCTACTCAACGATGAGTTATATTTGGGCCTTCGACAGCCGCGTGTCAGAGGCGATGAATACGATCGATTTGTGGAAAAGTTTGTGACAACTGCCAGGAAGATGTTTCCTAAAGCGTACATCCACTTGTTAGTATTGACCTAAATGCTCCATCCgcctcttttccttctttggcaCTCAACCCCTCTTCAGCATCTTTTtacccctcttcttcctatCCTATCTTTTCGAGCCTCTGCAAACAAACTGACACTCATTCAGCGAAGACTTTGGCCTCCATAATGCTAGCAGGCTTCTAAATCAGTATCGACCACATATCCCTTGTTTCAATGATGATATTCAGGGAACAGGATGTGTGACTCTGGCGGCATTAATGGCGGCTTTTCATGTCAGTAATATCGGACTAGCAGATGTGCGTGTAGTGGTCTTTGGCTCGGGCTCAGCTGGTACTGGAATTGCGAAACAAGTCGCCGATACCATTGCTACGGACACTGGCAGAACAAAGCAAGAAGCTTCAGCACAGATTTGGTGAGTCTTTCGTAAGACATCATACCGATGTTAGAATGGCACTGTAAGAACTAACTTCAATGGAAAGGTGTCTTGATAAGCCAGGTATTTTGCTCAAGTCTCTTGGTGACCAACTTACCGCAGCTCAAGCACCATTTGCACGGGATGACAACGAGTGGcccaaggagaagggcacAGATTTACTTTCAGTTGTGAAGGAGGTAAAACCGCATGTCTTGATTGGCACGTCAACGAAGCCAAAGGCATTCACAGAAAACATTATCCGGGAGATGGCGAAGCACGTTGAACATCCTATCGTCTTTCCCTTAAGCAACCCTACACGATTACATGAGGCTTCCCCGGAGGACATTAACCACTGGACAGAAGGTCGAGCTTTAATGGCCACTGGGAGTCCATTCCCTCCCGTTGAGCGTAATGGAGTAGAATACGAAGTAGGTGAGTGATATACAGTCATAGTTCATGACTATACAAGGCTATTCTCAATCTCTGCTAACACCAGCATCGCTCTAAATAGCGGAGTGCAATAATTCAACCTGCTTTCCTGGCATCGGCCTTGGGGCAGTTCTATCTCGGACGCAGATCCTCTCTGACAAGATGTTGGTGGCAGCCGCCAGAGCGTTAGCTTCTCAGTCTCCGGCGCTACAGGATCCAAACAggcctcttcttccggaTGTTGAGAATGTGCGCGAGATCAGCGTGCATATTGCTCGGGCAATCATCGAGACAGCAATCGAGGAAGGATATgcccaagaaaaagatattcCGAGTCATGAggaagagttggaggagTGGATCCGTGTGCAGATGTGGGAGCCCATTTATAGGCCGCTTGTCAAGGCAGGAGAAAAGTAAATTCCGGTGTGTGTTTGTACCTGGTGGCACAACTATGAGGATGGAAATATTTGCACGCTGCACGGAGAGAGTGGGCAATCATCACCAAGGGAGTAGCGCTGTAAGAATGGGCTGTGCATCTATAATGATCAAGCTAAACCAAGATAGACATACAATTTtgatattataatatatatatctactgCCACTCAGTAGGTCAGTGCAGAGGCTGATTGTTGAATAGTGGCTATGAAACCGAAGTGAACAGTCTGACCCATCATCACACAATATCAGTTGAGTTTTTGATGGGCTGTGACTGATCCAGAATCGGTTTAGGAGCTATTGATTGACATTAAAGGTAAGAGCAGATGTGGACTCGGTTTGTTTCCAATATCTTACGGAATTAGTCTGACTGTCCGGTACAGACCATGCGGCTCTAACCTGCACCGCCTTGTTGGTACGAAGTAAGTAGTAGAAACCCTGCGAGGAAAGGCAGTGTAAATCCGGCATACGAGTGTGGCTTGGTTTTCGTCCAATGACCGATGGAGCCCTCCTTAAACTACCCGTAATTTTATGGATATTTAACTTTCAGTGTGAAGTCATGTCCCTTGAACGATCTtttactccggagtactcCATACTACGCAATCATGATATTTCCCACAGTTGGTTCGcaaaattataatattccAGTCCTCATATTCTTAAATGTTACACTGTCTTAACCACCTCTGATATAGTACATTGTTCCTTCATCTTTGATCACGAGTGTTGGTGCTACTCAGTCTTGCAACCAGCTAACTCTTTCTGCTATGTACCCAAAAAGCTCGCTATAGTAGCCTACATTTATACCGCCTAACAACAATTTTCCGagtcaagaagatcgtcTGTTTCCCGGCATCAAACAGAGGGGGAAAAATGAAGATTGCCTCCATAAGtgccatccttcttctcccgaATGCAGCTATCGGTATCCCACGGTCAGATCTAGCCGAAGATGTGGTCTTTGTGCCTAAATCTCACGAACCCGTGTATTTAGAAAAACGGCGTggcggtggaggaggacAAGGGGGGGGAGGCAGCGGTGGTGGGAGTGGCGGGCGAGGAGGTAGTGGTGGTTCTTCATCAAGGACAGGGTAAATGTCCCAAACTCCTAAAGCAACATGAGCTTCTATAACCAACTCATCGTTTGTCTCTACAGCTCGTCTAGCAACTCTGGCGGCTCGTCTCGCAGTGGATCAGGGCCACAGCCCGCATATGGTAGAGGTTCTTACTACGCGGGTGGTGCTCGCAGTCCATATACCTCCGGTGCTCTATCGCCACTAGGAATAGCACCTATCATACTGCCAGCAACTGCTCTGGCATTCTTCGGTGGCACCTGGCTGTACGGAGCTTATGCTTATCCGTATAACTACCATTATCAATATGTGGATCAGACCTCACACCATAACGCATCGATGCCGGTAGTTTGTCTATGCGAGAAATACGCAGAATGTGCATGCGATGATAATTCGGAAAGATCGTATTATGAATCCATTTTTAACGGCACTCAACCTGCAAATTCCAGCGTCGCTAAAATCGTCGAAGTCAATGGCACTGAGACCATTTATATCAATGGCACGTTGCCTAATGGGACGACTGTTGCCGACTCATCTGCACCTTCTGGCGCTCGGACAGGGATCCAGACCAGTGGATATTGGCCAATGGTCGCCTTGGTCGCCAGTACCATTTGGGGGCTGTGATGCCATCATTGGACTCACACATTTGGATAATATAGCTTACAGTTTCCTAGTTGCcgtcttctgcttcttctgcttcttctgcttcttctgcttcttcttgttttggTGGGTGGGGAGAGGGCTCTCCCTCACAACTCTCCTGGCCTTGTACGATTGTTATTCCGGCTCTTTTAGGATTTGGGCCCTGGGCTAGCAAAGATTAACTGGCTTGGCTTGGCTGTGATAATGTGTTACTTCCATGGATTTAGATTAGAGCCTTGGTATTGATACCCACTCTCGGGCGTTGGATGGAGGGAATATCGATTGTTTAAAATGAAACAAATGGTGCATCGTTGTTACGTATGGTACAAATTTATTTCAtggtatactccgtagtaccTGGTCTTTCTAAGCTGCCCTTTGTAAGGCCCCTTTCACAGCCTTGGCTCGTGATCCCACGACCCGCCGCAACAAATTTTGTTCAAAATTAATTGGAATTTCCCCACTAGACTCGTTCGGAGACAAGTTGTCTCAAAAACAGAAGTTCCCAGTATCTGATGCTACCCCGTCCGCGCgtgaacaaagaagaagaagatgtagGTACAACGCACTAGGtcagagaggaagaggcctTCCATGATAATGAGTCCACCTACTGCGAATAGCTCCCAGGTTTAGGCTGGAGTAAGAGAAACCCCTACTTCATGAGTTGCTCTCCCGCTCAGTTGGTGTTTCCATGGTTCCAGTTATTGAACTAATGGGTTAGCCAGGTACGAATAACTTAACAACAATGGACGCGCCAAGTGAAGAGATCGACATATTGCAATCAGAGTTTCCTATCCAAACGGACGAATGAATAAATGAATGTACTACAACGGCGCCCTGCTAGTCGACAGACCAGCTGTTTAGGTAATAAAATGACACGCTCGGAGTCTCCGGACAGTGGCCGAGTTTGGAATGTTTACCCTACCTTTCCGTTATAGACGCCCCGTTCCTCTTAGTCTGAACCCCTTTTCCCTCACCTTTTACCCCCCAGTCGCTCcttcatttttatttcatCAAAGCAGTGCTTGCCGTTCATTTGATCTTGCTTCTTCTCAACTATACACAAGAGCTGTCACTCTTTTCCAGCTCCATTCACTCTTTTAGTCAAAGTACAAAATCCAGAAAAGTAACGGATTACATATATACTACCATTTCGCGCACTTCTGTCGCATTCCTCCGCACACGCGATTCAAGATAAAGCCAGACACAACGACTCGAGTCCATTATTCCATTGCAGTCGCAAAATGCAGTTCAGCAAGGCTCTTCTCATCGTCACCGCCGTGCTTGCGCCTTTCGCGCTTGCAGAGGATGCGCCAACCAAGACCCTCACCATCCAGGTCGTCCCTGTGACGACCTCAACTCCGGCACCGACTTCTACGGCGTCTCCCAGCTCTTCTGCTTTCTCAATCCACACTCCTTCTAGCTCCGCTAGGGCGTCTTCCACTCCGCTCTTGTCAAAGACGCCTTCCGCGACTCCTTCTGTGACACCCTCGTCGTATACCGTCCCCCAGGCTACTGGTGGTGCTCCTGCCATTAGGCTCTCTAATGCGATAGCTGCGGGCGttgtcgctgctgctggCTTCATAGTGCTCTAAACGCCTTTGTGAGCAGTCCAGAGCAATGCGCATAGACGACGATGGTCATGTCTCAGTCATCGAGCCGATACGACTGCAGTAGCACCATCTGAATTGCTTCTGAGAACTTGCTGGTTGACGTGGGCTGAGCACAGAGAGGAGACAATGCCAATAAGGAGTCAACAAACCCAATCAAAAATCAACTACTTCTTTACGGCAGATTGCATTTTGTATACCTACCTCATTACTCATGCGATTATCTTGAGCAGTTTCAGCCAAGACTATAGCGGTTTTACATGATGGTGTTCATTTGTTGGGACGGTTCGCcatttattattttactgTGCTGTGATTCGAATTCTGATTGTCAACCTCGTTGATAGCTTACTTTCCTGCCACCCATTATTACGATTCCGACCTTTATaccctttttcttcttgatcctGAAAACCTTCTGttgggtttcttttggcTTCAGCCGGCCCCAATTCATGTTCCGAAGTAACGAGTGTAGGACTGAATGGACTGTCGATGATTTGAAACTTTCCTTGTTCATGCATAATTTAATTTCGAGGTGTCGCCTCCGATTATCCTAGTATAATACAATGTCCTATGATATACGCACTAGTAAGGATTAGACAATTTCCCATATGATGTTCACCGAAAgaaataattctatttagCACAGTAATAGATAACATATAGACAATAGTACAAGGATATTATGGAAATAGAACCATAAACGCTGAATAAGGGCATAGATTGGGAACTCTTGTTCCTTCAACCCTAATCAAACAACGCTGATAGAATAGCCACTCGATGTACAAGCCAGACGTCAGGTACACGTACAGGCGAAAGATAACTCTTCATTTAACCCTTGAACGTCGCCTCGTATCTGTAGTTGAGTTGGTTAGCAGACAAACATAGAAAATTGTGACTAAAGTCAAATATAAACATAGATAGGGTAGAAGGCTGCTGAAAAGGGATACATATGACGAACCTCTTCCCTCTGAATGCCCACAACCCCCAGTTTCCGCAGGAGACATCATGGGGATCCAAGTCATTGAGGTCCCATCTCAGACTGCGAAAGATGTTTTCGCCTGGTTCCAACAAGATATCAAATTCACCGGCACATTTCTCGTGGACCCAATTCATATCCCTCTCCATATCCCACTGCGTATAGCCAGTGCTGATAATGGGGACTTTTGTCTCTAGTAGTTGTGGTAGCGTTTCTTCCCATTCATGGGAGCTGGCCGGGTGTCCGAGACCAGGGTGGAAGAGCATGATGCAGTCTAAATATGGATCGAATGGCTGGAAATATTGTGCTTTGTACATGGTGTGGAAGTAGTCGACGTACGTTGTAATCTTCATCTGCCCACCAAGTCTGTCTTCCACGATCCCTCCGAATGGGTTCTCGGGCGTCCGTTCAGGAAGTGGGAACTCAGTGTCTCGATTGGCCATGCTCTCTGGTCCGATAAAAATCAAATGGATGAGGGATCGTGGGAAGATGTAACTGAGCTGAAGCCAGACTTCACGGGGTAGAGAAGATTCGGCGCGCGCCCCCAGAATGAATATCCTAACCGGTGGGGCCTTCAAGCGTAGTCCTTGGATATCGACTCCTTCTCCAGTTTTGGGAGGGTGCAGAGTGTATCGAAGCGCTAAATTGAAAAAGTCAGTATGTGGATTAATTTCGCATTGATCTATGATAACTTACCGCTCACGCTCTTGAGTCCCTCGACTGTAAGCCTCCCACCTTTCCGAACGCCGTAAGGACTCAGCTCGTGCAAGACACTCCCAATTGTAAGAGGGTAAGTGAGCATCCTAGTCACTTGGCGCATACTCCGATCGTGGTTTATCGCATCAAACTCTCGCGTATATAGAAATGTGTCCCAATTCGTCATGTTGATGACGAAGTTATCATCCTGAAGGCCCGGATAAGAAAACTCGGGGAAAAATCGACCAGAGTGGAGATCGTGATCATCCTCGTTTATCTGTCTAATGGTCTCACAAATCTCCAAATGTGCCTCAAAGTCATCCATCCAGTGTCCTTCTGAGCAGTAGATTGGGACACCGCAGTCAGGGCATTCGAAGTGCGAATGGGCTGGGGGACTCGTGCTTTGCTGGTTTTTCCGCGACTCGGGATCGTGAGGGGAGACTGGCGCACGGGTCTGTTGGTGACTCGGGTGAGGGCAAAAGGCGTTTTGTTTGATAAAGGCAGCACGTTGCCGAATCGAAGGTGAAGGTGACCGAGAAAAAGGATGGAACAAGTTGTTTGGCTGCAGCAAAGCACGCGTTTCTGGCGAGTAAGTCGACGTTGCGGACGTGGCCCGCTGTACACATTGCGGAACGTTGTGTGGTACGTCAGTGGAAATACAAGGGGAAGGCGTAGTGGCCCGTTTGACATGGCCTTGGAGATTTTTGGATGTGAAGCGACTGTCGCTTCGTGAACCAAAGCTTCGCACGAGGAAGACCGATGGCCTGTATATCCGCCTTGAGTTATATGTAGTCTGCGATCCGATCACAGGGCCATGAGCCGCAACCCTTCGCCGGAGCACCTGTAGACAACGTCCACAGGTATATTCGCCTGTCATTGTGCTG carries:
- a CDS encoding putative malate dehydrogenase, whose product is MSKHLSRFSHHPRAASGPLECPYEGRDIITSCQFNKGSAFSEEERNVFKLHGLLPPNIQTLEEQVQRAFQQYKSRPDALAKNTFMASMKAQNEVLYYKLIQTHLKEMFSVIYTPTEGDAIQNYSRLFRRPEGCFLNIKDQDRIEECLCNFGRGIDVDYIVVSDGEEILGIGDQGVGSILISVAKLVLATLCAGIHPSRQLPVVLDCGTDNKDLLNDELYLGLRQPRVRGDEYDRFVEKFVTTARKMFPKAYIHFEDFGLHNASRLLNQYRPHIPCFNDDIQGTGCVTLAALMAAFHVSNIGLADVRVVVFGSGSAGTGIAKQVADTIATDTGRTKQEASAQIWCLDKPGILLKSLGDQLTAAQAPFARDDNEWPKEKGTDLLSVVKEVKPHVLIGTSTKPKAFTENIIREMAKHVEHPIVFPLSNPTRLHEASPEDINHWTEGRALMATGSPFPPVERNGVEYEVAECNNSTCFPGIGLGAVLSRTQILSDKMLVAAARALASQSPALQDPNRPLLPDVENVREISVHIARAIIETAIEEGYAQEKDIPSHEEELEEWIRVQMWEPIYRPLVKAGEK
- a CDS encoding glycine-rich protein, producing the protein MKIASISAILLLPNAAIGIPRSDLAEDVVFVPKSHEPVYLEKRRGGGGGQGGGGSGGGSGGRGGSGGSSSRTGSSSNSGGSSRSGSGPQPAYGRGSYYAGGARSPYTSGALSPLGIAPIILPATALAFFGGTWLYGAYAYPYNYHYQYVDQTSHHNASMPVVCLCEKYAECACDDNSERSYYESIFNGTQPANSSVAKIVEVNGTETIYINGTLPNGTTVADSSAPSGARTGIQTSGYWPMVALVASTIWGL
- a CDS encoding putative mRNA processing protein (hypothetical protein Ao3042_06431) codes for the protein MIATLGRLLATSTMTGEYTCGRCLQVLRRRVAAHGPVIGSQTTYNSRRIYRPSVFLVRSFGSRSDSRFTSKNLQGHVKRATTPSPCISTDVPHNVPQCVQRATSATSTYSPETRALLQPNNLFHPFSRSPSPSIRQRAAFIKQNAFCPHPSHQQTRAPVSPHDPESRKNQQSTSPPAHSHFECPDCGVPIYCSEGHWMDDFEAHLEICETIRQINEDDHDLHSGRFFPEFSYPGLQDDNFVINMTNWDTFLYTREFDAINHDRSMRQVTRMLTYPLTIGSVLHELSPYGVRKGGRLTVEGLKSVSALRYTLHPPKTGEGVDIQGLRLKAPPVRIFILGARAESSLPREVWLQLSYIFPRSLIHLIFIGPESMANRDTEFPLPERTPENPFGGIVEDRLGGQMKITTYVDYFHTMYKAQYFQPFDPYLDCIMLFHPGLGHPASSHEWEETLPQLLETKVPIISTGYTQWDMERDMNWVHEKCAGEFDILLEPGENIFRSLRWDLNDLDPHDVSCGNWGLWAFRGKRYEATFKG